Sequence from the Mugil cephalus isolate CIBA_MC_2020 chromosome 20, CIBA_Mcephalus_1.1, whole genome shotgun sequence genome:
TGATTTTGTCTATCAAATTTCAGTTTCTTGTAAGATTTTGTGTTAGTACAAAACataacagtgtttattttatcatacAAGAGCAAGAAAGCCAACAGATTTGAGCAACTGGAATGAAGCAATGCTTGGTAATACTTGCCTTCAGGCAATATTCagtcaacaaaacatttccactAACTATTAGTTATTGCCTTGAAGGGAATGCaaagctaaacaaaacaaaacataacaaaaaagacactttgTGCTTCCCGATGTTCCCGTACAAACCAAGAAAACCATGCGACTTCTTCTATTCTgatcatttttaacaaattaataTGCACACAGAGGCTTTTAAAAGATGCGCCACATATCTTtccggcaaaaaaaaaaaatgcttttctcCACGGGCCTGGTGTCAATGTAATATAATGAGCAGCTTTCGCATGTTGAGCAACAACACGGAAATTACAGGGCACGGTGAAACCAGACAGGGGGGCGCACAGGGCgataacatattttaacaatgtgAGGCATGTAGGAACTAGGAAGCTGTCAGGATCGTCCCCTTACATCACCTCCACATGACAGGAGCTGCAGCAACAAGGTCAGACTCATTTTACAGGACTGACTCAAGTCACATGTATCTGGTAAAAAGCTACGCTTTCATAATCCTAGGCTTATTCAAATAAaacgtgcattttttttttggatataaaccACATGTTTGGGCTCGTTGGATAGCCGAAAACATTTATCTTgattttagacattttgaacACAAAATTAATCACTAATAGACAAACTGGCaatgaaaaagaataaatacaaaaacaaaacgaaggGTTTCAGGATTCATGTGCTGCATTTAGCCTCAAATTtgaggcattttattttattctactctACATTTAGTTGACATTTAAAGGATTCTTCTCAGATtaagacagagagcagagctaGTACTTCAATTTAAAGTATATTCCTTTCTTTTGGTGACTACTATTACTTAacaattaaatgtgttaaatattaaGGGTCTGtgtaaataatgacatttattaATATTGAGTCTAGAGTATAATTGAccgtttttgactactttttgTTGTACCTTTACATTTTaccttaaaacaaacaaacaaacaaaaaaaccctcacCATCAATGTCATTAGCAACACCTGTGTTTACAAGCTATTTTCTACCAAAATGGCTGCTGTAAACAAATATCTATCACCGTGTCTATCAGTTCACAGGTAAACACAAATTACACCTTAACCCCGACATTATTAGATTTCATTTCCGTGCACTGTAATTTACAAATAAACTCTTCAACCGGACAAAACTAGCAAACAGTCAGTTAATCTAAAATTATATACTAACGTCGAAAACGTGCGAAAACGTTTTCCGAGTCTAAAACACGATTAATTAAGTTTATTTTCCACGGTTTAACGGTAACTTAAGGATGAGGATGAAGTTGAACCTGCCCTACCTGCTCCATGTCGTGGTCGTTCAGCAGATGAAGCTCCCGGGACTTGAAGCAGTtttgacatttacttttattaaaaatgttggCTTGGAATTTGTTGCAGGGACTCGTAGCCTTTTCTCCGGACATGTTTCAATCGGTCAGTGTACCTCTCCTCcccggtggaaaaaaaaaaagtagtccgAACACAGCTCGCCGTCCTTCTCCCGTAGTCAGCATTGAATGGAGAGGTCGACCCCGAACGAACATCTGTCAAACACTGATCTGTTGACGCCGTCGTCATGGTCAAGTCATTCGACGTGATGTCACCGCTGCACATCCGGTCGCcacctacaaaataaaacaccttgGCGCTGCACTGGATGTCAGCGCAGGACCAAGATGTTAAACGTGCTATAGTGCCACCTCCTGGCAGATACAGTGCACTGTCTCTAGTGGTTAAAATAGTtatataaatatcatttaaaactaTTCGAAGATACCTCACTGTAACGAAATACCCCAACGAATCAGTCATCACTGCAAACTGTTACTTATTCAAAGTACACCAatccaatcagacataacattattgccactgacaggagaaacaaatatcattgaccattttgtaacaatacaatgttttgctgagaaacctttggacctggcattcatgtggatgttacttagacatgtaccacccacctagaccagactagatcaggcacccccaccccatgacactccttgatggcagcagccattcctaGCAGGGAAAAACATGAACTACTACTACTTtctactttgtatatacaggatatattttattttattttttatatttttatatattctcaatgtttgcacatttcttgtttacatttgcacCATGAGGATGGTAATTTCAGTCCTGCATTGTGTTGCACACGTCAGAATTGACaaaaagttgacttgacttgacttgacttgacttgaaaaacagcacaagacgTTTACCTGgcccccaaattcactagatcccaaactgattaagtgcctgtgggatgcactggaacacgATTGATTCACAGAGGTTgggccctcccctcaacccgtaggacccaaagacctccactaCAAACATCTGTTGACAGGCACCTGAggagaggacaccctcagaaggcccatgtctgttctctgatgagtcccaactctTTTGGGTGACAGGGAGACACAATATTAGAATGgcgatcataatgttatgcttgattgtTGTGTGTatagtgaataaaaaaatatactaaACAAATATATCTGTCTACACTTCAGTGTGTTTTACGTGGTCCACAAGCGAGGAAAAAACACGCGGTCCAACCATAGACTGTACGAGGTTGGCTATATCGACATTTCCGTTTTCAACTAGTCAGGCTGGCTAGCGTGGCTAGGCTAACAACAACAGTAGTGTTgttagggtgtgtgtgtgtgtgtgtgtgtgtgtgtgtgtgtgtgtgaataatatGCCGGACAGCCTCAGTATGTGCCCGGTGCAGCCTCAGTGTGGCGCACCACATATGGCTCGACAATCGATTAGCCGCTTTTCGACCTCCgctcctgttttttttgcataatgtAATGTCCCGTTGCGACTCGGTCGTGTCTCTTCTCAGTGAATTCTCCAGACAGCATCGAAGAACACCCTGCCCGATCATCAGGTTGGTAGACCTCGACACGAACAAACTCATTAACTAGTCCTGTAAAGATTTACAACCTCCGTAGTAGATCTACTCACAAGTCTACTGACCTCATAGTTTATCCTGTCGCGTGactttaaattatgtttaaagcCCCGTGCTCGActaaagtttatttaaagctttttaaaatggtCATCATCGTTATTATGGTCAACACTACCCTATTTAAGGggtaaatatacacatatatatttgttcGCTGCTTTATCTGGGATAGGTTGTCACCTCTGTGGGATCAAGCAGTCGTAAAACATTTGCTTTTGAACATGTCTAATTCAGTTTCATCTTTTCCTTAATGCCTTAGAATTTATTGCCCAGAAATATTTTACGCTGAACACTAacttgaattaaatatttaacgGCTTTTGCGgaggcaataataataaaaacaatatgctTAAATATTATCTAGCCCCCATTGTAAAACTAAGGTCGGTATGTATGATGAGTACTTTTACCTTTGATTTTGGCAACATTACTTATTACTTAAGTAAAATTTcgatctatttttttcttttggattgTTAGATCACTGGTTTAATCCCCTCTGTCGACTATAGGCTTAGGTTCTTTGATCAGACCTTGCTCACTTGGATGacttaaatgcagagaacaaattccttgtatgtgtgttcatttttgcACGTCAAATAAACCTATAAACTTATTATGAGATTATGGCAGTGTGCTTtctatgtattttattattcattatcaaTTAAATTATTCGTTATCACTGTTGTATAACTGCACATAAAGAACCTTAACTAAAATCCTGCTTCTCTTTACAATACCCACACTTGACCCACTGATCAGTGTGGGACTAGATTTCCAGACCTGttactgtgttatttttatgttattgctTGAAATATCTTCACTCGTGATGAGTGAGCATGTTGGTTCAAGCCTGAATAAAGGGGCACTGGGCCGTTGCAGGCAGTTTAGCATTCCGGCACGCATAAAGCCGATTAGAGAACACGTAGCGAACTGACTTTGGCCTCAGTGGTGCCTAACAGGGTCAGAGATGGCTTATCTCAGCGGGAGATTTAAACTGTCTTAAGTTTTAATTTAGTGTGTATGTTAGATCGTGCCTCCTTAGAGGTCTCACAGCAATCTTCAGAGATCATATCGGTTCAAAAAATACtgataaatacatatttatggTCCACAATGGTCATCATGGTGACTTCATTTGCTTTTTTGACTAAGCAGTCAGGATCCCTTCAAGCCTCTTCGAGTCAGAGGTGGAAGAACATGGGGACCAGGAGGGTGCTGGTGACCGGGTGCTCCTCAGGAATCGGCTTGGCTGTGGCCACACGGCTGGCCAAGGATGAGCTTAGACGGTTTAAAGGTCAGCCATCCGCTCCCTTCAACCGGACCATGACGTCCGGTAGAAAACTGAAGTAAGCACAGCTCATGATAGCCAATGTTTTTCGTTGTTTATGTGAGGCAGTGGTTGCCACAATGAGGGACCTTGGAAAACGGGGGCCCTTGGAGAAGGCAGCAGGTGACTCCTTGGATAAAACTCTGGAAATCAAAGAGCTGGACGCTTGTTGTGAAGACTCCATCAAAGAGTGCATCGACAGCCTGCCGAACAGACGCGTGGATGTTCTGGGTTTGTCTCTCCTTCACGTCATCAAGTGGACCTGAGATTTTTCTGCAAGTGTACAATACCATAACACAGGTCTTCTGTTGTAGTGAACAACGCTGGCGTCGGCATGATTGGGCCGCTTGAGTGCCAGAGTATCACTGCCATGAAGGAGCTCTTTGATACAAACTTCTTTGGTCTGGCACGGCTGGTAAAAGAGGTGCTGCCTGACATGAAGAAGCGGCAGAGTGGCCATATCGTGGTGATGAGCAGCGTCATGGGAATACAGGGTgcgttttgtttagtttttgccATGAAGTCTCAgaagaaactgtaaaaaaaaaaaaaaaaaaaagtttcctaaTACATTTCCTTTCCTAATATTCCCCACGCAGGACTCCTCTTCAATGACGTCTACGCTGCCTCCAAATTCGCCGTGGAGGGATTCTGCGAGAGTCTGGCAGTGCAAGCAATGAAGTTTAACATCAAGTGATTACATGAAAAATacatcagctttagaaatgcaGACAGCCTACAACTAAAATCATGAGTTATCAGTAAGCCTGCATTGGTAAGATTCTTGCAGCTTGACGCCCGTAATGGAACGCAGGTCAaagatttatgtttttctgtctctgtcgcTAGGACGACTCTTGTTGAGCCCGGCCCTGTGGTGACAGAGTTTGAAAGGAAGGTGTACGAAGAGGCTGAGAAGATGGATCTGTCGGGGGCCGATGAAGAGACTGCCAAGATCTTCCGAGAGCTCTACCTGCCATACTCCAAGAAGATCTTCAACTCGTTaggccagacaccagaggaagTGGCTGAGGCACGtttcttttacagtttaaatGATGTATAATGAAGGAACCTTCTCGAGTGTTAaataacatgtttgtttttttttttgtttgttttttttattatatatatagcaAACATTTAAAGTCATCACCGCCAAGGAGCCTCCTTTGCGCCACCAGACCAACCGCCTGTACATGCCCATGACTGCCCTGAAACATGCCGATCCGACTGGCCGGCTGCCCCTCGACGCTTTTTATAAGATGATCTTTAAACACGACAGGGTGTTCAACGCTACTCTTGGGGTCCTAAACATGCTCCAGAGGAGGGCAGGGAAGAAATGAccacatgaaatgtttttccCGATGGGATGTAGTGCCTACCCTCCAGGTGAAGCTTCCTTGTGTATAGAATTGTACGGGACAGTAGTAATTTTATTCATGGAATAGTAACTCCAAAAGCAATGCTTATTCTTGATTTACTGTGAATGGACTTTCTTGCTTGTCGTACATTCATTTCTCATTTAAGTTTGCGTGATTTGCTCTTAAGAAAACAGGAACAAGatcattaaaaaacataaaactagtGATTTATACTTTTGGTAAGCAGAAGGGGAATCAATTGAAGTGGTAATACACTTTATCTCAAAACACATTCTCAATATAAGTATTTATTGTTTGAGTTTTATCTGTGCTGCAGTGGACACCCAGATGACAACACGTGGCGTCTTGTACCTCTCCTCTCGTCTTGCTGTAGCTAATTCAACGCTACCTGTCTtccatttctgtctgtctctcagtttATAGCTCTTCCTGAGTGAAAAGTTGAACATTCTCCTGACCTTGTAAAGTATATAGGATTTAATAAAGGCACTTTGTGTTCTATAACAAGATTATTCAGCGGCTTTCCCTTTTGTAGTAGTGGAGGCCAAGCAACCACAGTGGTTGTACAACATGCTACGCCATGCCAACAGTCTCGGCTCTTACCCAACCGGTGTTCTCCAGATGTGTGTCCACATCCAGTTCTTTACTGGATCTCGTTTATAAAGTGAGGATGAATCTGTTCTTTGGAACACACTTAAACATGAGAGTCATGCAACTGATcaaaaaatctctttttctctATTTCACCAAAACATGTAACAGTAATAGTCCAATGACACATCCTACAGTGGAAATTGAGTCTAAATAAA
This genomic interval carries:
- the zmp:0000001048 gene encoding retinol dehydrogenase 8, with the translated sequence MGTRRVLVTGCSSGIGLAVATRLAKDELRRFKVVATMRDLGKRGPLEKAAGDSLDKTLEIKELDACCEDSIKECIDSLPNRRVDVLVNNAGVGMIGPLECQSITAMKELFDTNFFGLARLVKEVLPDMKKRQSGHIVVMSSVMGIQGLLFNDVYAASKFAVEGFCESLAVQAMKFNIKTTLVEPGPVVTEFERKVYEEAEKMDLSGADEETAKIFRELYLPYSKKIFNSLGQTPEEVAEQTFKVITAKEPPLRHQTNRLYMPMTALKHADPTGRLPLDAFYKMIFKHDRVFNATLGVLNMLQRRAGKK